Within the Fusarium keratoplasticum isolate Fu6.1 chromosome 1, whole genome shotgun sequence genome, the region TGCCACTCACCTAGCACCTTGTTTCGGTCTTCGGCCAAAACGTAGTCGAAGCGCTCCCAGAAGGATTGCCAAAGGAGCTGGTCTCCCTTTTCCGTCTTGTCAAACAGCAGCACAGGTGAAGTCGCCTCAGGTTCTGGGCTGATGGGAAACGCGATGGGGTAGCCCGAGGGGTTCTGCCCGAAGAGCGTGAGCCCTGTCATGCAGGTCAGCACGTCAGCGTGAACATCGACGATAGGGGAAGGATCATCGCGAGATATGGCGTAGATCTCCCTCAAGGCGTCGCCGCCGGGATAGttgagagaggagaagaggagcatGACAAGACTGGCACCGAAACTAGCCACGGTGGAGAGGACGAGAACCAGGGTTATCGCTTGGTTCAAGGCGGACTTGACAGCACGCACGGCGATGAAGTTGGCGCCAAGCGCGGCAACAGCGGTCATAGACGGAACAACGTAGAAGACGAAACGGGCCTCTTTGTGTGGCTGGAGAGAGTAGATGGCAACGAAGAGTATGTTGGGGATCAACAAGTCTCGAGCAGCACGTGAGGTACCTGGCTGAATAAGAGCGAGAACCATGAGCAGCGGTACCACCGGATTAAGCAGAAGCTTTGGTAGCGCCGAGCTGAAGTAGTAGTACCAGGGGGAAATCCCCCACTCCGAGGAAGACCCAaggatggcgttgaagtAGAAACCCCAGAGCTCAGGCCAGAGGGGCTTCTGCCAGAAGTACGAGTCCAGGGGCACCGAAACAGCAAGTGCAGCGGTGAAAGAGCCCAGGAAGACAAGAACGAGGGTGCGCAACGAGATGCGATGAGTGGCAAGGAGATAGAAGGCagtggtgatgaggagaatGGCAACTTCGGAGCGGAAGATGGCGGccgagatgacgaggagggcaaTGGCCTGCTTCTGCCGGATGGAAGCCATCTGGGGGTTTGCCTGGGGTAGAAGGAACGCCAAAGCAAGAGTTGCTGATTCATGTAAGCCAAAACGAAGCTGAAGCTATCACTGAGAGATGGGCGACTTACTCAGGCCAAAAGCATACATGTTTGGCAAAGTCCGCGAGAGGTAATAGTTGATGTGGAACTggctggcgatgaagagAGCCCACCACCCGGCCACACCAGGTCCATAGGCTCTCTTGAGAGCATTCTTGAAAGTCAGCAGGGCGGCGACGTTGGCTGCAGCGAGGATGCCGCGGACAACAAGCTGGGCATGTTGGAAgccgacgagggcgacgatgGGCTGGCCTAGGCCGGCGAGGAGCACGGCACCGAGGAAGGTGCGGGGCACGGCGCCGGGGAAGGTGAAGTGATCATACGAGTCCAAGAGACGCTGGTGAACATCCTGAGTTGGGGTCCCGTAGATGAGGATATCGTGGACTGCCTGCAGGTTGAACGactcctcgaccttggtaTAGGGAGACGTGAGGAGATGGACCAAGGGGGtcaagatgaggagaccaGTGAGTGAGATATCTAGGAGAGTTGGTAAGTGGACTACGGCaaaggagggggaggatAATATGGAAGAAATGGAAGCAATACTGACCAAGGGCCCTCATCTTGAACGAGGTTTTGTGCAAAGACCAAGGTTGACGCTACGTCCGTCGGGCGTGAAAGGAACGACTTGAAATAGATGGAGAGACGGCAAGAAGCGAAAGCGTGCCTGTTTAGGGGCATCAACTCAATGCCGTATCAACAATAGCATTGGAATggatcaaggccgagttTGTGTTTAATCTCAGTTTCCAGGTGTAAGTTGAGCTGCCAGCGATACTTGGGTAGGTACATAGAGGGAGCTCTCTCAATGAGGAAGGGGCACGCTTGGGCCACCATTGGCTGGTCTCCACCTCAGGGGTCGTCGGATCGGTCCAACTGATCCCCCGCAGCCTCTCCCCCAGTTCAAGTTCAAGCCACCATGGCAGTGGCACCCAGGCACCGCAAGGCAGGCAAGGTACCCAGGTACCTAAGATAGTTAcacatcatcgccaactccctcccctccagTTTCTGCGCCGACAACATCTACTGTCTCTGCACCCTCTTCAGTTGCCCACAATGTGGTTCTTTGGAAGCTTCCTCTACGGTTAGACTCGATTGCCTTGCTCATGACGCCCTGGCGCATCCGTGCTGACCTGTCGCAGTCTGCGTCCTCCTAATCAACGCCGTCGCAGTCCTCTCCGAAGACCGTTTCCTCGCTCGAAGTCCGTCGCCCGCCTCAAGCGTATACAAGCAACTCTTCTAACAGCATTTTCTAGTCAACCTCTCTCCCGCTTCGTACGATCCCGCATTCGGCTCTGGTCCCGACGCGagcatcaaggccaagatcatccaCCTCATCGCCAGCGTCCGAACCATCATGAGGAGTATGTCTGCCCCGTGCACCGAACCAACATTACTGTCGAGTCTTGTATAAAACCGCGTGAAACTGACCCGGTGTCTAGTGCCCTTGATATTTGTCAATTCCGTCATTATCCTGTACGAGCTCGTCCTGGGTTAATCCAAGGGGGAAAACACGGCCGGCATGTGGAATTTGAGAGGACACGGTAGACGTCTGGAGGCATAAATGGAGTCTGGGAAATCTTTGGAACTGGAGTTATTAATCTTTGTACGACTCACGGCGAACCCTGTATGAGTGTGTGGGAGCTATACTACCTACTGGACATGAATTCGATACGAAAGTTTTGTCTTGCTTCACTTTGCCATGATACTTATGACATGTGCCTGAGAATGCCCGTGTCACCTCGAGCTCTGCTCGAgtctcttgttcttctttctttACCCAACTTGCTAGACGCACAAACGTCTGAGCCGGGCTATCGCTATATGTATGTATATATGATACAGCCGTTGGTGACGGCGTCGCAGGTttgaccttgtcgcccttCAACGACCCACGAGAACAAAAAcagaaaggaaaaaagatCGCTACAGTCCCCCACCACAATTCCGCCCTGCCTTCTTCCTTTTTCTCGAGGCTCATGCCTGGGCACGTTCCCTCTTCTGGCTCTAGGCCATACAACAGGTCTAATCCTCCAAGAGCATCGTCGGCTGGGCTCCAAGACTACCACTGAGAGACGGTCGAAATGAGAAAAATCATTACTGCCCAATGCCTCTGGTGCCTTCCTTGTGCTTTTCTTCCATGTAATGGCAGCTTCGTTGCAAAAAAGTGCATGGGTATCCTGTCATCCGTCCAAATCCCCAAAGACCATAATGACAAAAACACCCGAGTACCCCCCTATATGTACGCTGTACTGTAAATGTGTTTATGACTGTGAAAGCAGGTTTGTGCTCTTCTTGCGTCCGAGCCCGAAACTGAGGCGATCCTTGAGTTTCTCGTGCTTTTCGCTCGCGTCGCCGTTTGACGCGTCCTGAAGAGCCTGGGCAGTACCCTTATCCTTgtgatggaagagagagaagctcTTCCTCGACATCGATTTGCTGCCTCGTTTGGTCCGATCAAGGAGTCCGTGACTGAGCACCGTTccattctccttcttcctcgctgcCTCTTCCTGCACCGCAGACTtcttgctggcctcgagcACCTTGTGCAGTTCGTCTTGCTCGTTTCTTCGTGCTTGTATCATCTTGGTTTGCTCGTCTCGtcgtttcttttcctcaagtttggcctgcttctcccgCTCCTTTTCGGCCTGCTTTTCTGCCTTCTCCGCAGCCTCCCGCTCCTTCTTTTCCcgcttcttgtcctccttcGTCTTGACTTCGGTATTTGTGTTCGTGTGCGTTATGCCATTCGTCAAGGGTGTTGCCGGAGCCGCCGCGGGTGTCGGGTCTGGAGTTGTTGTGGGCGCTATCGAGGATAACACTGGCGCTGTGCTCGAGTGTGCGAGTTTTGCCAGCACCTCCTGATCCGGAGCTGGAGTCACTGGCTGTGTGGCTTGTCTCTTGAGTGGTGCCGACTCTGCCTTTTCGCCATTCTCCTGGGCCAGGCTGGCCGCTTCGTTGGCAAGCTTGACCTCTTCCATGCCTTccttttccatctcttctcgaACCTTTTCAAATGTGGTTTCTTGGTAGAATAGGACGTATGCGGTGGCCATCCCTGGCTTGTCGCCAAAAAAGTTGCGGACAAAATTCTTGTCCACGGGCTCAACCATTTCGTCGTCGAAAAGAAC harbors:
- a CDS encoding Mannosyltransferase, which produces MRALDISLTGLLILTPLVHLLTSPYTKVEESFNLQAVHDILIYGTPTQDVHQRLLDSYDHFTFPGAVPRTFLGAVLLAGLGQPIVALVGFQHAQLVVRGILAAANVAALLTFKNALKRAYGPGVAGWWALFIASQFHINYYLSRTLPNMYAFGLTTLALAFLLPQANPQMASIRQKQAIALLVISAAIFRSEVAILLITTAFYLLATHRISLRTLVLVFLGSFTAALAVSVPLDSYFWQKPLWPELWGFYFNAILGSSSEWGISPWYYYFSSALPKLLLNPVVPLLMVLALIQPGTSRAARDLLIPNILFVAIYSLQPHKEARFVFYVVPSMTAVAALGANFIAVRAVKSALNQAITLVLVLSTVASFGASLVMLLFSSLNYPGGDALREIYAISRDDPSPIVDVHADVLTCMTGLTLFGQNPSGYPIAFPISPEPEATSPVLLFDKTEKGDQLLWQSFWERFDYVLAEDRNKVLGEWQVLGVVMGYDGIEILKPGSPAAGEDEAGREEERVLGQGARIAAIRGFVRKYTGGWWIGPRMSPRIRILNQGK